TCGCGCTCGCGCTCGCCTGCAACCCGCAGCTCCTGATCGCGGACGAGCCGACCACCGGCCTCGACGTCACCACCCAGAAGGCGGTGATGGACCTCATCGTCGAGCTGACCAGGCGGCGTGCGATGTCGACCATCCTGATCACGCATGATCTCGGGCTAGCCGCCGCCTATTGCGACCGCGTCGTGGTGATGGAGAAGGGCAGGGTGGTGGAGACCGCAAAGGCCGCCGACATCTTCGCGAACCCGCAGCACCCCTACACCCGAAAACTGATGCGCGCGACGCCGCGGATCGGCGTCTCGCTCAGGGATCTGTTGCCCGAGGACGAGGCGGCGAGCGCGCCGGCCGCCGCGAGCGCCGAGCGTGTTGAGACGACTCCCGCTCCCGCAAGTGTCGATACAACCAAGCCCCTCCTCCTGATCGAAAAGCTCGTCAAGGAATACCCGCGCCAGGGCGCGACAGCGTTGATCGGAAAACTGTTCGGCCGCAAGCCGCCCGTCGAGCCCGAGATGTTCCGCGCGGTCGACGGCATCAGCTTTTCCATCGGCCATGGCGAGAGCGTCGGCCTCGTCGGCGAATCCGGCTGCGGCAAATCGACGACGTCGATGATGGTGATGCGGCTCTTGGACCAGACCTCCGGCCGCATCCAGTTCGACGGCGAGGAGATCGGCAGCATGATGCCGAGCGCCTTTGCGCGCCTGCCGCTGCGCAGCCGCATCCAGATGGTGTTCCAGGACCCGACCGACAGCCTCAATCCGCGCTTCACCGCCGCGCGTGCTATCGCCGATCCGATCATGCAACTCGGCGACATCCGGGGACGCGATGCCTTGCGGGCGCGCTGCGAGGAACTCGCGACCATGGTCGGCCTGCCGCACAATCTGCTCGACCGCTTTCCGCATCAATTGTCCGGCGGACAGAAGGCGCGCGTCGGCATCGCCCGGGCGATCGCGCTGCATCCCAAGCTCGTCATCCTGGACGAGCCGACCGCGGCGCTCGACGTCTCGGTGCAGGCGGTGGTGCTGAATCTGCTCCAGGACCTCAAGGCATCGCTAGGTATGAGCTACCTGTTCGTCTCGCATGATTTGAATGTAGTGCGCTTGCTGTGCGATCGTGTCATTGTGATGCGGGCGGGTCGAATCGTCGAAGCGGGGACTTCCGAAAGAGTCCTCAGCGATCCGCAGGACGACTACACCAAGGAGCTGTTGACGGCGATCCCGCATCCGCCGTTACCGGCGCACTGAGAGCCTGTTTGGGAGCGTGATGGCCGCCGAACCGCTGGACGACTATATCGACGCCGTGGCGCAAGCGCTGGTGTTGCCGATCGAGGAGGCCTGGAGGCCGGCCATTCGCGCCAACCTCGATGTCTCGCTGCGGCTCGCCCGCCTCGTCGACGAATTCGCGCTGCCGGACGAGATCGAGCCGGCGCCCGTGTTCACGGCCTGATGCCGCCATGACGACAGCTCCCGAAGTGACGGCAGCGGACATCGCCAAGGCGGTGGCGGGCGGCAAGCTGTCCGCGCTCGATGCGACCGAAGCTGCGCTCGCCCGCATCAAGCAGCACGACACGATTCTCAATTCCTTCACCGACGTCACTGCCGAGCGCGCTCGCGCCAAAGCGCGCGCAATCGATGCCGACATCGCCGCAGGCAAGAAGGTCGGCCCGCTCGCAGGCGTCCCGTTCGCGGTGAAGAACCTGTTCGACGTTGCGGGCCTGCCGACGCGCGCCGGCTCGAAGATCAATCGCGACCGCGCACCGGCCACGCGCGATGCGACGCTGATCGAGCGTATGGAAGCGGCCGGCGCCGTGCTGGTCGGCGCGCTCAACATGGGCGAATACGCCTACGACTTCACCGGCGAGAACGTCCATGACGGCCCCTCGCGCAATCCGCATGATACGACGCGGATGAGCGGCGGCTCCTCTGGCGGCTCGGGCAGCGCCGTCGGCGGCGCGCTGGTGCCGATTGCCTTGGGTTCGGACACCAACGGCTCAATTCGCGTGCCATCCTCGTTCTGCGGCATCTTTGGCCTGAAGCCGACCTATGGCCGGCTGTCGCGCGCACGTTCGTTCCCCTTCGTCGCGAGCCTCGATCATCTCGGCCCGTTCGCGCGCTCTGTGACCGACCTCGCGCTGGCCTATGACGCGATGCAGGGCCCGGATGCCGACGATGCCGCCTGCACCACGCGTGGTGTCGAGCCGGTCGCGCCGCTTCTCGCGGAATCGATCTCCGGCTTGCGCGTCGCAATCGCTGGCGGCTACTTCCAGAAGAACGTGTTCCCCGAAGCCGTCGAAGCCGTTGGTCGCGTCGCCAAGGCCCTCGGCGCGACGCAAATGATCGACATTCCCGAGGCCGCGCGCGCCCGCGCGGCCGCCTATGTCATCACCACCACCGAAGGTGCCTCGCTGCATCTCGATCGCCTGCGCAAGCGGCCGAACGATTTCGATCCCGCGGTGCGCGACCGGCTGATCGCAGGCGCCATGGTGCCGGCGGCGCTGGTCGACCGCGCGCAAAAATTCCGCCGCTGGTACCGCGCGCAACTCGCTGAGATCTTCAGGTCCGTCGACGTGCTGCTCGCGCCCGCGACGCCCTGCACGGCGCCAAAGCTCGGGCAGGTGACGTTCAAGCTCGACGGCGTCGAGTTGCCGGTGCGCGCCAATATCGGCATCCACACCCAGCCGATCTCCTTCATCGGCCTGCCCGTGGTTGCGGTGCCGGTGCCGCTCGAGCCGATGCCGATCGGCGTGCAGATCATTGCCGCGCCCTGGCGCGAGGATGTCGCGCTGCGCGTCGCGCACGCGTTGGAACGGATGGGCGTGGTATCAGCGCCGTCGCCGAGAGGGTTTTGAGATGGAGATCGATCTCCCCGACGTGATCGCGGAAGTCAAAGCCGCGTTCGAGCGTTACGAGACCGCGTTGGTCAGCAACGACGTCGCCGTGCTCGGCGAGCTCTTTCGCAACGATTCCCGCACCCTGCGCTATGGCATCGGCGAGAACCTCTACGGCTATGAGGCGATCTCCGGCTTTCGCGCCGCGCGCTCGCCGGTCGGGTTGAACCGGCGCACCGCGAAAACCGTTATCACCAGCTACGGCCGCGACACCGCGGTCGCCTCCACGCTGTTCTATCGCGACACCATGCCGGGCCGGGTCGGCCGGCAGATGCAGACCTGGGTCCGCTTCCCCGAGGGCTGGCGCGTCGTCGCCGCCCATGTCAGCATCATCGACGAGCCGAAAGAGACCTGATCGCATGACGCTTGACGATCTTCCGCCTGGAGCTCTGCCGGCCGAGCCGGTGGTGCCGCGCGTCGACCGGGCGCTGCCTTCGGTGCAGAAGGTCACGCGTGCCGAGGAACTGCGGCTTCAGCTCGCGGACGAGATCGTGCGCGGAACCTTGCCGCCCGGTGCGCCGCTGGATGAGACCGATATCGCGCGGCGCTTCAACGTCTCGCGCACGCCGGTGCGCGAAGCGCTGCGGCAGCTGGTGGCGAGCGGCCTCGTCGAGGCGCGCGCCCATCGCGGCGCGGTGGTGGCGCAGCCCTCGATCGAGCGGCTGACGAGCATGTTCGAGGCGATGGCGGAGCTGGAGGCCATGTGCGCCGGCCTTGCCGCCGAGCGGATGTCGGTGGCCGAGCGCCATGGTCTGGAAGCCATTCACGAGGAACTGCGGGTCTTGAGCTACACCGGCAATCCGGAGCGGTTCCACGAGGTCAATGAGCGTTTCCACAACGCGATCTATGCCGGCTCGCAGAACGGCTATATCGCCGAGATCACGCTCGCCACCCGTGTCCGCGTGCAGCCGTTCCGTCGCGCCCAGTTCCGCAATCTCGGCCGGCTCGCCAAGTCGCAAGCCGAGCACGACCGCGTCGTCGTTGCCATCATGCGCGGCGACAAGCAAGGCGCCGCCGCCGCCATGCGCGCGCATATCGAACTGGTGCGCGGGGAATACGAGATCTACGCGGTGTCGGTTTAAGTTGTAGATGTCGTAGGGTGGGCAAAGGCGCGTAGCGCCGTGCCCACCACTTTTCTCGCCGCACCAATGGTGGGCACGCTTCCGCCTTCGCTCTTCGAGCTACGGCGGACAAGTCGCTTTGCCCACCCTACGATAGGCGATTACGCCGTCGCAGTTTCCGCCATATACGCGCGCCAGCCGCCGAACGCGGTGATGTCGCGCGCAGCGCCCAGCGCTTCCGGCTCGACGATGAAGCCTTTCACGCTGCGGCCGTCGGCGAGCTTGATTGTCCCGATTGAGAGCGGCGCTGGAATCGCGTTGACGAACTTGCCGAAGGCGGATGCGGTCAGCGCCCATATTTCCAGCGCGATCGCAGATCCCTTGCCCGCCTCGACGCGCAGCATGCCGGGCTTTGGCGGCGTCGTATCGAGCGCATAGAGCTTGTAATCCGGCGCCGTTTTCGTTGCTTCGATCAGGCGTGCGTTCAGCGCCTTCAACTCGCCGTTCAGCGCCATGCCGGACAGATGCGCGCCGACCACCGCGATCGGAATCTCGTCGGCGCTGCTGGCCGGCAGCGGAGCGAGCGGTGCTTGCGCAACACCCTTTGCGCCGACGCTGAGCTTCGTGTCGGCGTGGAATACCCGGCCGATGCTGGCGAGAAATCCATCGCGGCCGGCGGGCGCGAGCAGCGTGATGCCGAAGGGCACGCCGTCGGGTCGCATCGATGCCGGCAGCGCCAGGCCGCAGAGATCGAGCAGGTTGACGAAGTTGGTGTAGGTGCCGAGCCGGCTGTTTAGCTCGATTGGGTTGGCGAGCACCTGCGCGGTCGAATAGACCGTGGGCGCCGTCGGCAGCACCACCGCATCCAGCTGCGCGAAGGCGCGCTCGGCGATCTTGCGCAGGCCTTGCAGACGATAGAGCGCGGAGAAGGTCTCGGCCGCGGTGAGCCGCGCGCCGGCAACGGTGATCTCCCGCGTCACGGGGTGGATCGCATCCGGCGCGGAGGCGAGGAGATTGCGGATCACGAGATAGCGCTCGGCGACCCACGGTCCCTCGTAGAGCAGCCGCGCGGTCTCGTAGAACGGCTCGAGGTCGAACTCGACCAGCGTTGCGCCGAGCCCGGTCCAACGCTTCAAGGCCTCGCCATAGGCGGCCTCCGATTTCTTGTCGCCGAAGAAGATCAGTTGCCCGTTGCGCGGCACGCCCAAACGAATGTTGGCCGGGAACGGCGTCATTGCACCAAGCGGCCGGTCGCGCGAGAACGGATCGGCCTGGTCCGGCCCCGCCATCACGGAAAGCGCGAGCGCGGCATCGTCCACCGTAAGAGCGAACACCGAGATGCAATCGAGCGTGCGGCACGCGGGCACGAGCCCTGCCGTCGAGATCATGCCGAGGCTCGGCTTCAGCCCGACGATGTTGTTGAGCATCGCCGGCACCCGGCCGCTTCCCGCAGTGTCGGTGCCGAGCGACAGCGGCACGAGGCCGGCGCCGACGGCCGTTGCCGAGCCCGAGCTCGACCCGCCGGGAATGAGATCCTCGCGGATCGGATTTTTGGGAATGCCGTAAGGCGAGCGCACGCCGACGAGGCCGGTTGCGAACTGGTCGAGATTGGTCTTCCCGATGATGATGGCGCCGGCCGCACGCAGGCGCTCGACGGCCGTGGAGTCATGTGTCGGCGTGTAGGAGAAGGCCGGGCAGGCCGCCGTGGTCGGAAAGCCCAGCGCGTCGATATTGTCCTTCACCGCGACAGGCACACCATAGAGCGGCAGGTTTGCTGCATCTTTCCGCGCCGCGAGCTTCTCGGCTTCCGCGATCGCGTCCTTCTCGTCGCGCAGGCTGATGAAGACGGCATCATCGCCATAGTCGCGGATGCGCTGATAGCTGCGTGCGATCGTCTGCGCCGGCGTCATCGCACCTGCGCGATGCGCGGCGACGATCGCGGCTACCGTCTCTGGCTGGTCAGCCCCCATGGCAACAAAAACTCCGGCAACGAACTCTAGCAGCCATGAAGCAAGCGATGTGCCATTGTGTACAGATTCCGGGCAGGCCGTCTGTTCCGGATATTATCGAAAGATCATGCGGTTACGAGAATAATCGCCGGCCGGCAGCGGTGCCCGGGTAACGCCCGGATGGGGGCATCTGCTCAATTTTTGAGCAGTAACGATTCAGGTGAAGCCGGCAAGGATCTGCAGCAGCCGCTCCCGGTTCGCCTTGCCGATCTTCTGCTCGACATGACGCTCGTGCTCGGCGGCGAGCTGCTTGAACTTGAGCAGCGATAGCTCGCCCTGTGCGGTGAGATGCAGCGCGTGGGAGCGGCGGTCGGTCTTCGACTTGATTCGCTTGACGAGCTTGCGCCGCTCGAGGCTGTCGAGGAGATGCACCAGCCGCGCCCGCTCGATGCCGAGGCGCTTTGCGACCGCCATCTGGGAGAGGCCCGGATTGGCGCCGATCACGGTCATCACCGAATATTGCGTCGGCCGGATGTCGACGGCAGCGAGCGTGCGGACGAAGTCCTGGAAGATCCAGATCTGGAAGCGCCGCACCGCATAGCCGGCGTGGCCGACCAGCGCATCGAGACCGACCTCGTCCGCGTCATCAGGCCGCGCCGCGCCGTTGCCGGTCCGCTTGCGGGACGCGGCGGCTGGCAGTTCATTCCGGCCTGTACTGGCTGTCACGTTCTTTTTCTCCAGCGTCGCGCAAGTCTAGCGCCTCGCCGGGCTTTGGCAAAGATTGTTGTTGACGACAACAATTGCACTGCCCAACATTATTGCCAAAGCTGCCCGCACGAGGCCGCTGCCCGGAGGACGACCCATGACCATGGCCACCGCGCGCGGTGAGGCTTCCAGCCTGTTCGCAACGCCCAAGACCGTTGCCGAGCATCGTGCCGACGGCAGCATCGTGCTGCGCTGCTCCGAGCCCTTGCGTGACAGCGCGCGCTGCATCGGCGACTGGTTGGAGCAATGGGCGCGGCAGGCGCCGGACAGGATCTTCCTCGCGGAGCGCGGCAAGCTTGATGTGCCCTGGACCACCGTCACCTATGCGCAGGCCCTGCGGCAGGTGCGTTCGCTGGCCTCGTGGATTCTTGCTGAGGGCCTGAGCGCCGACCGTCCGCTCGTCATCCTCTCCGACAACAGCGTCGATCACGCGCTGCTCGCGCTCGCCGCCCAGCATGTTGGCGTACCCTCGGCGGCGATCTCGCCGGCCTATTCGCTGATGTCCAGGGATTTCGACAAGCTCAAGAGCATGATCAGCCTGCTTCAGCCCGGCGCGATCTATGTCAGTGACACAAAACCGTTTGCCGCGGCGCTCGCGGCGATTAGGCCGCTGCATCAGGCGGAAATCGTGAGCGGCAATGCCGACGACGCTGAGGCGTTGTCCTTCAGCGCATTGGCGGCGACGCCGGAATCTGCCGACGTCGCCAAAGCTTTCGCTGCAGTGTCAGCGGACACGATCGCAAAATTCCTGTTTACCTCGGGCTCGACCGGCACGCCGAAGGCCGTGATCAACACTCAGCGCATGCTGACATCGAGCCAGCAAGCCAAGGCGCAGACCTGGACCTTTCTCGCGCAAGGCGGCGATCTCGTGATCCTGGACTGGCTGCCCTGGAGTCACACGTTCGGTGCGAACCACAATTTCAATCTTGTGCTGCGCAATGGCGGATCGCTCTATATCGACGGCGGCAAGCCGGCGCCGGGGCTTTTTGCGACGTCGCTTGCGAACCTGAAGAGCGTGATGCCGACGGTCTATTTCAACGTGCCGCGCGGCTTCGACATGCTGATCGCGGCGCTGCGCAGCGACGAGGAATTGCGGCGTCGCTTCTTCGACGAAGTCAAGTTCGCCTTCTATGCCGGCGCGGCGCTGCCGCAGAATCTCTGGGATGCGCTCGAGGAGCTCTCGATCAAGACCGTCGGTCACGCGCTGCCGATGGTGTCGGCCTGGGGCTCGACCGAGACCTCGCCGCTCGCGACCGATTGCCACTTCCTCGCCGAGCGCTCCGGCAATATCGGCGTGCCGATCCCCGGAACTGAACTGAAGCTCGTTGCCTCCGGCGACAAGTTGGAGGTGCGCGTGCGCGGGCCGAACGTGACGCCCGGTTACTGGAAGGCGCCGGAATTGACGAAGCAGGCCTTCGACGAGGAGGGCTTTTACCTCGTCGGCGATGCCGTGACATTCGCCGACAGCGCGCGCCCCGAGCGCGGCCTGTTCTTCGACGGCCGTGTCGCCGAGGACTTCAAGCTGAATTCCGGCACCTGGGTCAGTGTCGGCACGCTGCGCGTCGCCGGCATTGCAGCGCTCGCGCCGCTTGCGCAGGACATCGTCGTCAGCGGTCACGGCGGCGATGAGGTGCGCTTCCTGGTATTCCCCAACATCGCCGGCTGTCGCGCGCATGCGGGGCTGCCGGACACGGCCGCTGTGAGCGAGGTGCTCCGCGACGACAAGGTGAGGAGCGCGATCGCGCAGGGGCTCGCAAAGCTGAAAGCGCAAAGCACAAATTCCTCCGGTCATGCCACGCGCGCGCTGCTGCTGGCCGAGCCGCCGTCGGTGGATGGCGGTGAGATCACCGACAAGGGCTACATCAACCAGCGCGCCGTGCTGACGCGCCGCGCCGACGCTGTGGCGCGACTGAACGACGATGCGCCGGCCGAATGGATCGGCTGTAGCTGAGCGTCTGTGCCGCCGCTTCTTCACCTCGCCCCGCTTGCTGGGAGAGGGAGTGACGCAGGGCCCCTTGTCAAAATGCAGGTGTTGAGTAATAATTATAAAATATAATCAAAATAGGGAGGCCGCCGTGAGGTCTGGCTTGATATCGGCAGTCGCGCTGGCTGCCCTTCTTGGATCCACCGCGCTCGTCCGTGCCGAGGGTGAGGTCTGTTCGCCCGTTACCACGGCGTCGCTGTCCATCGCCGGTGTCGAGATCGTGGCTTCCAAGCTTCAGGAGGCCGGCAACGGTCTGCCCAAGCATTGCATTCTGACCGGCCTTGCCAACCAGCGCACCGGTGCAGATGGAAAGTCCTATGCCATCCAGTTCGAGTTGCGGCTGCCGGCCGAGTGGAACGGCCGCTTCCTGCACCAGGTGAACGGCGGCAACGACGGTGTCGTCGTTCCCGCGCTTGGCGACAAGCCGGACGGCTGGGCATCGGGCGGCACGGTGCCACTGGCCCGCGGCTTTGCGGTGCTGTCGTCGGACAGCGGACATTCGGGCTCCGATCCCGCGAACAAGCCGCTTGGGCTCGCCGCCGGTGCGGCCTTCGGGCTCGATCCGCAGGCACGGCGCGATTACGGCTATGCCGCGGACATGACGCTCTCGCCGGTTGCGAAGAAGATCATCGCGCTGCATTACGGTCGCCAGCCGGATCGTTCCTACATGGCCGGCTGCTCGAACGGCGGACGTCATGCGATGGTGGCAGCCTCGCGCATGCCGGAGAATTACGATGGCTTCCTCGTCGGCAATCCCGGCTTCGATCTGCCGCGCGCCGCGGTCCAGCACGCCTGGGACGTGCAGGCCTTCCTGAAGGCCGATCCGGATCTTCGCAAGTCGATCACCAAGGAGGATGCGCAACTCGTAGCTTCGCGTATCACCGAGGCCTGCGATGCGCTTGACGGCGCCAAGGATGGCCTCACGTCCAATCTCACCGCCTGCCAGAAGGCGTTCGATCTCAAGACTCTTGCTTGCGCGCCGGGTCAGACCAATGCCTGCCTCCCGGAAGCCAAGGTCGACGCGCTGAAGGCCAGTCTTGCCGGGCCAAAAAATTCCAAGGGCGAAGCGCTCTATTCGGACTGGCCGCTCGATGGCGGCATCGGCACCGGCAACTGGCGCGCCTGGAAGGTCGAGAGCCCCGTCGCGCCCTGGAACAATTTCCCGATCATCGCGACCATGGGCGCGGCGTCGCTGAACTATATCTTCTCGACTCCGCCCGTTGCGGTGGAAGGGAGCAGCGACAAGCTCATCGACGCGCTGAAGGCCTACGATTTCGACAAGGACGCGCCCAAGATCTTCGCCAAGGACGGCACGTTCACGGAGTCGGCGATGGACTTCATGACGCCGCCCGACGTCGACGATCCCAAGCTCGCCGGCCTGCAAAAGGCAGGCCGCAAGATGCTGATCTATCACGGCCAGGCCGATCCGGTGTTCTCCGTCAACGACACCATCCGCTGGTACGACCAGCTGAACAAGAACGTGCAGGGCAACGCCAGCAATTTTGCGCGCCTCTTCACCATGCCCGGCGGCACGCATTGCGGCGGCGGCGTCACGCTTGACAAGTTCGATGCGCTGACCGCGCTGACCGACTGGGTCGAGCAGGGCAAGGCGCCCGAGCGGATCGTTGCCTCGATCAATCCGGCGAACAAGGAAGTTCCGGCGACGTGGAGCGCGAACCGCACCCGGCCACTCTGCCCGTATCCGTCGTATTCGGCTTACTCCGGCACAGGTGACGTCGAGGACGCCGCAAACTTCGTCTGCAAGGCGCCGTAGACGCGGCGAAATCGCAATCTCGTGCCCCGGACGCGGCGCAGCACGAAGTGATGCGCTGCAGGGCCGGGGCCCAAGTGGCTGGGTCCCGGCTATGCGTCGCGTCATACGGGGCGATGCTTCGCATCGCCCGGCATGCCGCGCCGCGTCCGGGACACGACAGCGCGGGCTTTTTTATTAGGCCAACGCTTCTGTCTCAAAACGCATCATAAAACTTTTTGTTGCCTAAGCAACTAATTTATGCGAGTCCTTCGCAGGCAAGGATGACGGCGGGAAAACCGCTGCGCCTCAACGGGAGGATTCATGTTCGGCAGGAATGGTGCCGCCGGCAATCGCTGGCGTTTGCCAGATGAACGCGATTTGACGCGCGCTCCACGCGTGGCCTTACGCGTCGCCGCCGGTGACCGCGCCGAGATTTTCGTGCAGCCGGCGCAACAGATCGATCAGCACCTCCTGCTCGTCCTTGGACAGGCACGACAGCAGCCGCCGCTCGCGCGCGAAAGCGGCGACGATCACCTTGTCATGGGTGGTGCGGCCCTTTGCGGTCAGCGAGATCGAGTGCGTGCGTCCGTCGTTCGGGTCGCTGCGGATCGCCACCAACCCGCGCTTGTCCAGGCCTGCCAATGTCCGGCTCACCGGCCCCTTGTCGAAGCCGATGACGTGGCAGATGCGCGAGGCCGGGATACCAGGCTCGATCGCGAGCAGCGACATAATCCGCCATTCCGTGACGTTGACGCCGAACTCGCGCTGATAGAACGCGGTCGCGCTGTTCGAGAGCTTGTTGGCAATGAAGGTGATGAAGGCCGGAACGTAACGCTCGAGGTCGAGCGTCGGCCCCGCTTCCGCGGGCGTCTTGTGGCTTCTGGTCGAGGGCGCGGTCATCTGATCGGGGCTCGCTTCA
This region of Bradyrhizobium sp. CCGUVB1N3 genomic DNA includes:
- a CDS encoding ABC transporter ATP-binding protein; this translates as MTAQPLLDVQDLTVEFTTRRGIVKAVQHVNISVAKGETLAIVGESGSGKSVTSYAVMRILDRAGRIAEGSVMFSGIDVKAASEDQMRDLRGREVSMIFQNPRAALNPIRKVGDQIEDVLRTHVQQAQVTGHGEKAIEALEQVKIARPRERYHAYPFELSGGMCQRVVIALALACNPQLLIADEPTTGLDVTTQKAVMDLIVELTRRRAMSTILITHDLGLAAAYCDRVVVMEKGRVVETAKAADIFANPQHPYTRKLMRATPRIGVSLRDLLPEDEAASAPAAASAERVETTPAPASVDTTKPLLLIEKLVKEYPRQGATALIGKLFGRKPPVEPEMFRAVDGISFSIGHGESVGLVGESGCGKSTTSMMVMRLLDQTSGRIQFDGEEIGSMMPSAFARLPLRSRIQMVFQDPTDSLNPRFTAARAIADPIMQLGDIRGRDALRARCEELATMVGLPHNLLDRFPHQLSGGQKARVGIARAIALHPKLVILDEPTAALDVSVQAVVLNLLQDLKASLGMSYLFVSHDLNVVRLLCDRVIVMRAGRIVEAGTSERVLSDPQDDYTKELLTAIPHPPLPAH
- a CDS encoding DUF4089 domain-containing protein, encoding MAAEPLDDYIDAVAQALVLPIEEAWRPAIRANLDVSLRLARLVDEFALPDEIEPAPVFTA
- a CDS encoding AtzE family amidohydrolase — translated: MTTAPEVTAADIAKAVAGGKLSALDATEAALARIKQHDTILNSFTDVTAERARAKARAIDADIAAGKKVGPLAGVPFAVKNLFDVAGLPTRAGSKINRDRAPATRDATLIERMEAAGAVLVGALNMGEYAYDFTGENVHDGPSRNPHDTTRMSGGSSGGSGSAVGGALVPIALGSDTNGSIRVPSSFCGIFGLKPTYGRLSRARSFPFVASLDHLGPFARSVTDLALAYDAMQGPDADDAACTTRGVEPVAPLLAESISGLRVAIAGGYFQKNVFPEAVEAVGRVAKALGATQMIDIPEAARARAAAYVITTTEGASLHLDRLRKRPNDFDPAVRDRLIAGAMVPAALVDRAQKFRRWYRAQLAEIFRSVDVLLAPATPCTAPKLGQVTFKLDGVELPVRANIGIHTQPISFIGLPVVAVPVPLEPMPIGVQIIAAPWREDVALRVAHALERMGVVSAPSPRGF
- the hpxZ gene encoding oxalurate catabolism protein HpxZ; translated protein: MEIDLPDVIAEVKAAFERYETALVSNDVAVLGELFRNDSRTLRYGIGENLYGYEAISGFRAARSPVGLNRRTAKTVITSYGRDTAVASTLFYRDTMPGRVGRQMQTWVRFPEGWRVVAAHVSIIDEPKET
- a CDS encoding GntR family transcriptional regulator; translated protein: MTLDDLPPGALPAEPVVPRVDRALPSVQKVTRAEELRLQLADEIVRGTLPPGAPLDETDIARRFNVSRTPVREALRQLVASGLVEARAHRGAVVAQPSIERLTSMFEAMAELEAMCAGLAAERMSVAERHGLEAIHEELRVLSYTGNPERFHEVNERFHNAIYAGSQNGYIAEITLATRVRVQPFRRAQFRNLGRLAKSQAEHDRVVVAIMRGDKQGAAAAMRAHIELVRGEYEIYAVSV
- the atzF gene encoding allophanate hydrolase; the protein is MGADQPETVAAIVAAHRAGAMTPAQTIARSYQRIRDYGDDAVFISLRDEKDAIAEAEKLAARKDAANLPLYGVPVAVKDNIDALGFPTTAACPAFSYTPTHDSTAVERLRAAGAIIIGKTNLDQFATGLVGVRSPYGIPKNPIREDLIPGGSSSGSATAVGAGLVPLSLGTDTAGSGRVPAMLNNIVGLKPSLGMISTAGLVPACRTLDCISVFALTVDDAALALSVMAGPDQADPFSRDRPLGAMTPFPANIRLGVPRNGQLIFFGDKKSEAAYGEALKRWTGLGATLVEFDLEPFYETARLLYEGPWVAERYLVIRNLLASAPDAIHPVTREITVAGARLTAAETFSALYRLQGLRKIAERAFAQLDAVVLPTAPTVYSTAQVLANPIELNSRLGTYTNFVNLLDLCGLALPASMRPDGVPFGITLLAPAGRDGFLASIGRVFHADTKLSVGAKGVAQAPLAPLPASSADEIPIAVVGAHLSGMALNGELKALNARLIEATKTAPDYKLYALDTTPPKPGMLRVEAGKGSAIALEIWALTASAFGKFVNAIPAPLSIGTIKLADGRSVKGFIVEPEALGAARDITAFGGWRAYMAETATA
- a CDS encoding MarR family winged helix-turn-helix transcriptional regulator codes for the protein MTASTGRNELPAAASRKRTGNGAARPDDADEVGLDALVGHAGYAVRRFQIWIFQDFVRTLAAVDIRPTQYSVMTVIGANPGLSQMAVAKRLGIERARLVHLLDSLERRKLVKRIKSKTDRRSHALHLTAQGELSLLKFKQLAAEHERHVEQKIGKANRERLLQILAGFT
- a CDS encoding feruloyl-CoA synthase, yielding MTMATARGEASSLFATPKTVAEHRADGSIVLRCSEPLRDSARCIGDWLEQWARQAPDRIFLAERGKLDVPWTTVTYAQALRQVRSLASWILAEGLSADRPLVILSDNSVDHALLALAAQHVGVPSAAISPAYSLMSRDFDKLKSMISLLQPGAIYVSDTKPFAAALAAIRPLHQAEIVSGNADDAEALSFSALAATPESADVAKAFAAVSADTIAKFLFTSGSTGTPKAVINTQRMLTSSQQAKAQTWTFLAQGGDLVILDWLPWSHTFGANHNFNLVLRNGGSLYIDGGKPAPGLFATSLANLKSVMPTVYFNVPRGFDMLIAALRSDEELRRRFFDEVKFAFYAGAALPQNLWDALEELSIKTVGHALPMVSAWGSTETSPLATDCHFLAERSGNIGVPIPGTELKLVASGDKLEVRVRGPNVTPGYWKAPELTKQAFDEEGFYLVGDAVTFADSARPERGLFFDGRVAEDFKLNSGTWVSVGTLRVAGIAALAPLAQDIVVSGHGGDEVRFLVFPNIAGCRAHAGLPDTAAVSEVLRDDKVRSAIAQGLAKLKAQSTNSSGHATRALLLAEPPSVDGGEITDKGYINQRAVLTRRADAVARLNDDAPAEWIGCS
- a CDS encoding tannase/feruloyl esterase family alpha/beta hydrolase, with protein sequence MRSGLISAVALAALLGSTALVRAEGEVCSPVTTASLSIAGVEIVASKLQEAGNGLPKHCILTGLANQRTGADGKSYAIQFELRLPAEWNGRFLHQVNGGNDGVVVPALGDKPDGWASGGTVPLARGFAVLSSDSGHSGSDPANKPLGLAAGAAFGLDPQARRDYGYAADMTLSPVAKKIIALHYGRQPDRSYMAGCSNGGRHAMVAASRMPENYDGFLVGNPGFDLPRAAVQHAWDVQAFLKADPDLRKSITKEDAQLVASRITEACDALDGAKDGLTSNLTACQKAFDLKTLACAPGQTNACLPEAKVDALKASLAGPKNSKGEALYSDWPLDGGIGTGNWRAWKVESPVAPWNNFPIIATMGAASLNYIFSTPPVAVEGSSDKLIDALKAYDFDKDAPKIFAKDGTFTESAMDFMTPPDVDDPKLAGLQKAGRKMLIYHGQADPVFSVNDTIRWYDQLNKNVQGNASNFARLFTMPGGTHCGGGVTLDKFDALTALTDWVEQGKAPERIVASINPANKEVPATWSANRTRPLCPYPSYSAYSGTGDVEDAANFVCKAP
- a CDS encoding MarR family winged helix-turn-helix transcriptional regulator, yielding MTAPSTRSHKTPAEAGPTLDLERYVPAFITFIANKLSNSATAFYQREFGVNVTEWRIMSLLAIEPGIPASRICHVIGFDKGPVSRTLAGLDKRGLVAIRSDPNDGRTHSISLTAKGRTTHDKVIVAAFARERRLLSCLSKDEQEVLIDLLRRLHENLGAVTGGDA